DNA sequence from the Thermodesulfovibrionales bacterium genome:
CACCGAAGTCGAAGAGTACTCCATCCACGGCGTGAACGCCCAATCCCGAAAGGAGATCTTCGAGATCCGAAAATTTCCCCTGCCTCAGGATGACCTGACCGTCCTTCAGTCTCTCGCGCGCCGCATTCAGAGCCGCTTCGTCCCTGTCGATACCGATGAGTCTTCCCCCCTTCATCTTCGCGAGCATCCTCTCTGCATGACCGCCGAGACCGACTGTAGCATCAATATATGTTCCCCCCGGACTTATATCGAGCATCTCCACAACCTCCCTTGCCATTACGGGAAGGTGCACGGTCATCTAAAGACCGTAGGCAGCTAAACGCTCTTCAACCGTCTTCCTGTCGATGTTGCTGAGATCAATGACGCTTTCCCATTCCTTCCTGTCCCACAACTCTATCTTCTCGATCTGTCCGACAATCACGACGTCGCCCTTAATCCCCGCGTCTTCCCTGTGCGCCGCAGGGATCAGGAGCCTTCCCTGTTTATCCAGGGAACATTCCTGAGCCGAGGCAACAACGCGGCGCATAAATATCCGCACATCTTCGAGCATCTTCGGGAGCGCCCTGACTTTCTCTTCGAGCCTGCTCCATTCTTCGTAGGGGTAGATATGAAGACAGCGGTCAAAGGCCGCATTGGTGATGTATAATCTTGAGCTATAATGTGTGGAGAATATCTCTCTGAAAGGAGCGGGAATGATCAGTCTTCCCTTTTCATCAACGGTGTAATAATGTTTACCAGAAAAAGCTGGCATCTCCCCCCACTTTTTACCACTATTTACCACCAACTATATAAGAAAGGAAATACGTTGTCAAGAAAAAAATATGAAAAAAATTTTATTTTTTAAAATTACTAAATATAGTGGTTTTGTCTCTTGCGTGACACAAGATGTGAGATATATTTCATCCACAAATCCGGATAAGTCATTTCGAGCCGAAAAGAAAATCGCCTCCGAAATGCGGGACACTCATTTCGACACCTCAGCACGCGTCACGCGAATTATAGAAAGATTTGAAAAGAAAGCTATACAAGACAGCTTTCGTCTCGATCCAATCAAGTTTGAGAGGTTGACGCGTGACACCCTAGTGAACCGTAGGGGTCTTCCATGAGAACGCTTGTCCTGTAACCAGACAATATAGTAAACTTAGAATGATTTCTTGCTGGCAGGATATCCTCAGTCAATTTATTTCCTGCCATCCCTGAAGAGAACGATCGCATTTTACGGAGATAAAGGAGGCAAGAAAAACCATGGCTAAGGCATCAAGGAAAACGACCCCGAAGAAATCAAGGGCGGCTACGAAGAAGCCGGCAACGAAGGTCGTGCCGGCAGCAAAAAAAACCGCAACACGTTCCTTTACCGCTAAGACGGCGAAAGAGATCACCGCTACCTTCGTCGACAGCGTGGGACTGACCGCGAAGGTGGCGGCGGCTGTCGCTGCCGAATGTGTGAACATCCTTGCCGGAACGGGTTACTCGGCGAGCGGGATGCGCCGTAAGGCAACGTTCACGCTCATCGTCGACGATCTCATCAAAGCCGAGAAGGCCCTCGAAAAGATCGGCGCCGATGAGATACAGGATTCGTCGGTGATCATGGTCGAGACGGCAAACAAGGTCGGGGCGCTCGAGAAGATATCGAGGATCATCGCGAATGCCGGCATCATGATCTACTATTTCTATTCCACCACGAGTTCCGGAAAGACAGCGACCTGCGTATTCAAGACTGCAGACGACAAGAAGGCGATTAAGGTTCTCCAGGAAGCATAACGAAATTGCCGATCAGGTCCGACCCGCATCAGGGCGGTCTTTGAGTAACAGTTTGCGAGGCGAGTGCAATCCGCTCTTCTTCGTCTCATGCGGGTTGCATTAAGCCATGTAAAAGAGACAGCCGGTTAACGCCTCCAGCCGCCTCCAGGAGAACCGCCGGAGAGGCTTCCGAAGGACCCCCTGCCACCTCCGCCGGAAAGACCCCTGCCAGAAAAACCGGATGACCTGCCGCCGGCAGAAGGCACGCTATAGTGACATGAACTGCATGACCTCCCGCTGTTGGCCGTTGCGGACGGGACGCCTGATTGAGCTCCTCCCGCCGTCGACGACGAAAACGTCCTGCCTTGAGCTCTGCTCGCAGCATCAATACGTATCACCCTCCCTGTTCTGAAATCGTGGAAATGGTTAGTGATAAATTCATCATGCCCGTGCCTGTGCCGTCTCACATGAAAATCGGACAGGACGAAGAACCCTGTGAACGAGAACCCCAAACACCAGAATGGATACGGAACCCAGCTGTACAGGTATGCATAGTCAGGCGGCGGGGAATAATACGTCACGACCGGAGGACCCTCCTCGTAATAGTAGTCGTTGACCGACTCGGAATCAGGATAATTCGGGGCTGATGTCTCGCCCCCACCCGCACCTGATACGTCCGCAGCTACGGATAGATTGTACCCGAACATGATATCCTGAAACGCTTTCAGTGCCGCATTGTTATCCATCGATATCCTCCCGCCTGACGCGGCTTCATTAATGGAAGTCTGCAGCTCTCCGACAATATCCGGCGTTACCGGATAATCCGCAATCCAGCCGTTTCTTGGAGCTATTCCGACGTCGCTCAGAGCACTTTCAGCCTCGGCCTCGCTCGCCGGAGTTCCGATATTCAATGCGGCGACAAGGTCGCTCGCCAACGTGCCTTCCCTCACGAGAGGCTGAGAAAGTGGCGGGACCCCTGAGGTCTGAGCATGCGCCATGACCGGTAGAACGATGAAAACCATTATGATTACTGATAGATTCCATAGGGCCTTCATCTCTTTTTACCTCTCTTACTTATCATGAAACAATGATGCGATTTTTCGCAAAACCGATATCTGCGACATTTCCGAGCCACTTCCCGGGATATTCCGGCCCGGTCATCCCCCATCGCTTCACGTCCCTTTTCTCTTTTTTCTCTGGTAAAATCTCATTTTTTCTCTGGAAATAATCGTTTGGAATCGGGTAAAATAGCCACAAAAGAATCGTGAGCTCTGGAAAGAATGACGAAGAGCTTATGCTGAGAGGCATCTCGAGCGAAGTCGATTCTTGAGACCCTGAATTGTTGATAGGAGTCAGGAGAAAATACCGGTCACGCAGGAAAGCCGGGATTTCTCTTTCTCCTCCGGGACGGAACCGATGAAAAGGACATTGCACATCCATCGACGCGAGTTGTTTGCATATTGCGCTTTTCCTCTTCTCTCTCTCGCCTTTTTCGCGTCGCCCCTCCATGCGGCAAGAAAGCCGCTTGTCAGAATCATTGTGGTGAGCGAGCGGGCAGATGCGGAAAAGCTTCTTTCCGAAATACATGGGGGCAAATCATTCGCTTCTCTGGCAAAGGAATCGTCTCTTGATAAAGGAAGCAGGGAGAGATACGGGGAGATCGAAGAGACCGCGTTTGAGAGTCTCGATAAACCTTTGAAGGAAGCTGCCTTCAGGATGGGAGAGGGTGAGGTCAGCGAAGTCATTCCCCTTGGAGACAATAGACACGCGCTCCTCCTTGTGGTGGATCTTGCATATTATAGAAAAGGGGCCAAGGCATTCAGATCGGGAGACGTTAAGACAGCGGAGATGAATCTTCTAAAACATGTCGAACTCAATCCTGACGCGGTAAAGGCGCGTGTCATTCTCGGACAGATCTATGAGGCCGGAAATGAGGCGAAGAGGGCTGAGGAGTATTACAAAGACGCCCTGCGCTTCGATCCCGTATCTGAAGAGGCCTATGAGCGGTTGGCCGCATTGTACCTTCGCACCGGGCAATTAGAGCAGGCGAGAGACCTTTACGATGAAGGCCTCCGCCACGTGCCGGACTCGAAAACACTGAAGAGGGGCATGGAGAAGACAAAGACTCGGCTTTCACCTGTGGCAAGCGTTCCCTCCACGAAGGAAACCATCAAGAGTCGACCGAGCGAAAATACGGGTCTGGAGAGCGGTGTGATAAAGAGTGAACCTCTGAAGGCGGAAGTGCCGAAGGAAGAGACGCGGAAAGGCGAAGTACCGATAAGCGTGAAGTCAAAGACTGAGACCGCAAAGAGTACAGAGGATAAGAGAATGCACCTGAGGATCATCCTCACCGGCAGGGAATCGGATGCTCAGGACATCCTGTCGCAGATAAGGAACGGTGCGTCTTTCGCCCTGCTCGCGAAGGAGCGGTCTGTGGACGACACGACGAGGGCGACGTACGGCTACCTCGGGGAAGTCGCCCTGAACTCCGTTCACGCATCCATACAGGAAGCCCTGTCAAATCTCCGGGAGGGAGAGACAAGCGGCGTCATCACGATGGAACCGAACCGGTATGCCATTGTTCAGGTCATACCGATGAGCCTCTACACGGAGGGAGAAAAGGCCTTCATAGCAGGAGACTTTGCGACGGCTGAGGAGCGACTGCTCAAGTACGTTGAGATGAACCCGGACGCGGTAAAGGCCTCTACCATGCTCGGGAAGATATACGAAGACAAGAAAGAACTCTCAAAAGCGATCGAACTGTACGAGAAGGCC
Encoded proteins:
- the mraZ gene encoding division/cell wall cluster transcriptional repressor MraZ, whose amino-acid sequence is MPAFSGKHYYTVDEKGRLIIPAPFREIFSTHYSSRLYITNAAFDRCLHIYPYEEWSRLEEKVRALPKMLEDVRIFMRRVVASAQECSLDKQGRLLIPAAHREDAGIKGDVVIVGQIEKIELWDRKEWESVIDLSNIDRKTVEERLAAYGL
- a CDS encoding peptidylprolyl isomerase, coding for MKRTLHIHRRELFAYCAFPLLSLAFFASPLHAARKPLVRIIVVSERADAEKLLSEIHGGKSFASLAKESSLDKGSRERYGEIEETAFESLDKPLKEAAFRMGEGEVSEVIPLGDNRHALLLVVDLAYYRKGAKAFRSGDVKTAEMNLLKHVELNPDAVKARVILGQIYEAGNEAKRAEEYYKDALRFDPVSEEAYERLAALYLRTGQLEQARDLYDEGLRHVPDSKTLKRGMEKTKTRLSPVASVPSTKETIKSRPSENTGLESGVIKSEPLKAEVPKEETRKGEVPISVKSKTETAKSTEDKRMHLRIILTGRESDAQDILSQIRNGASFALLAKERSVDDTTRATYGYLGEVALNSVHASIQEALSNLREGETSGVITMEPNRYAIVQVIPMSLYTEGEKAFIAGDFATAEERLLKYVEMNPDAVKASTMLGKIYEDKKELSKAIELYEKAILFGPQTVLAYERLARVYLFLGMFQKAREVYVEGLKKTPSSVALQEGVEMADLLLIGRGERMP